AGCGCGGCAGGGTAGCTTTCTCCCTTATCGCCTAGGCCAATATCATTGAGAATGGTCTGTGCTTGCTCGTACGCTTTCCGTTTATCCCAGCCTTGTACCGTAATTAGGCCTTCCGCGATGTTTTGCTGCGCAGTCATATGTGAAAATAAGGCATAATTTTGAAATACAAAACCAGTTTGACGACGTAAAGCAGTGACTTCTTTACTCGTATGCTTCGCTGCGTTGATTGTGACATCCCCGATCTGAATGGTTCCTCGATCAGGTTGCTCTAAGAAATTAACACAACGTAATAACGTCGATTTACCTGTACCACTCGATCCGATGACGACAATAATCTCACCAGATTGAATCTCAAGGTTAATACCTTTAAGGATGTCACTGTCTCCAAACTTCTTATGGATGTTATTGAGTTTTATCATCGTTCATACGCCTTATTGAGTTTATGTTCAGCCCAGTACTGTACTCGTGTCAGGATGACGACCATTGCCCAGTAAATTAACGCAACAGCTAAATAGGCTTCGAAGAACTTAAAGCTCGAAGAGGCTTCCATTTGTGCTTTTGCCATGATTTCAGTGACGCCTAGCGTGAACGCCAAAGAGCTGGATTTGATCATATCGATAAAATGATTCATTAACGAGGGCAGTGCAACACGTGATGCTTGAGGAAGAATAATGCGACGCATTAATTGTGGTTTCGTCATCCCAATGGATAAACTGGCTTCCATTTGGCTGCGATCGATCCCCACAATTGCTGCTCGAATGCTTTCCGACATATAAGAAGCAAAATGCAGCGTTAAACTAATAATAGCGGCGGTAAAAGCATCTAATCCTACTAGCGCAGGAATAATTTGCGGCAACCCATAGTAGAGCAAAAACATTTGCACTAAGAGTGGCGTACCGCGGAAAAAGCTCAAATATAATTGTGCTAGCTGATTGAGCACTGGCACTTTGAACACCCGAATGAGCGCAACAGTAATGGCGAGCATTAATGCAAAGACTAAACCCCATAGAGCCATAGAGACCGTTGTGCCTAGATACTTAAATAGTATCGGCATCAAATGGATCATGTAGTCAAAATCAAAACTCATAGGTCGTTCCTATTGAAAAGAAATAAAGGTGGGAAAGATTACCTTTCCCACCTTTATAAGTTGTGACTGAATCACAGTTATACCGTGAGACTTATTTAGTAATATCGGTATCAAACCATTTTTTAGAGATTTTAGCGAGAGTGCCATCACCGCGCATCGCCTCTAGCGCTTGATTTACCTCTTTGCGTAATTCTTTGCCTTTGGCGTTTTTCATAAACGGCCATGCATTTTCGATTTTCTCAAAGGGTGAACCGGCCAGC
This DNA window, taken from Vibrio palustris, encodes the following:
- a CDS encoding amino acid ABC transporter ATP-binding protein — its product is MIKLNNIHKKFGDSDILKGINLEIQSGEIIVVIGSSGTGKSTLLRCVNFLEQPDRGTIQIGDVTINAAKHTSKEVTALRRQTGFVFQNYALFSHMTAQQNIAEGLITVQGWDKRKAYEQAQTILNDIGLGDKGESYPAALSGGQQQRVGIGRAMALKPELLLFDEPTSALDPEWVGEVLALMKRLAKEHQTMLVVTHEMQFARDVADRVIFMAEGSIVEQGSPQDIFDNPQDPKLKKFLNQVGIE
- a CDS encoding amino acid ABC transporter permease: MSFDFDYMIHLMPILFKYLGTTVSMALWGLVFALMLAITVALIRVFKVPVLNQLAQLYLSFFRGTPLLVQMFLLYYGLPQIIPALVGLDAFTAAIISLTLHFASYMSESIRAAIVGIDRSQMEASLSIGMTKPQLMRRIILPQASRVALPSLMNHFIDMIKSSSLAFTLGVTEIMAKAQMEASSSFKFFEAYLAVALIYWAMVVILTRVQYWAEHKLNKAYER